From the genome of Ascaphus truei isolate aAscTru1 chromosome 15, aAscTru1.hap1, whole genome shotgun sequence:
attgagggcatcttgCTTTGGTGCTTGCGGCCGGTCCGGGCGTCCTGCAGTGGGCGCACAGGCACCAGAGATACTCTCGGCCctcgatctccaccaccaggaagcctcctgggagttggaagATAGTTGTGCTTAGCTCCAACATTATGCACGCAGGGGTTGAACAGTTCAATAattcagctccttgctcttcgaatgccagacagaagtgaagttcctcgctctcacttcctgtccctcccttcgctggagtggacgcttctgattggctcttgcagtgccccctccctctggtggaaacaagaggaggggcacttctCTCAGTGTGACATGGCTTTGTCTGtcgaccagtcacagcacaggtgggtgggctttcggcttacgcgccgctccttttgcaggggatctgggtttggcgccaaacccctgcacatctctctccACATTTCTCGGACAGTCTCCTTGCATGCTTCACGTGCGtgatccaggattggcgggagtcgccattttgggacggctgctagctgctgggccgtggatggcacTGCTAtcgccatttttaactcttgcttgctccgcggagcacatgtagtgacggccgccatctttgatgagtcCTCCAAATGTATGAtttcactattctcagtgtctagtgcacaactcgttcctagacactaactgctctcacactgctcgcGGACTGCTCTCTGCATGCTCTTTCTGACTGTTttgcccactgatatgatgtggcataccccaggctaggcagaactctttgtctgtgcaccgcactcgctgacggtccCTACAAGTACTCtctggtgtgttttatgtgggtgctggctagtgtacccgggcatctccctagggtacgggcgtctcctacttttggccactcatagtgcgggccctggccATGGtgcctggacaagttaacaggctaacccccccagttgcctcacactacctgcctcaagggactaagacagctatagcctcacacccatcttacaacaccctcttagggcacccagggcatactgtgcgggaatccatgctcccctgactacccctggtattcataaatgccctactctctccagtacttgcctggaaggtgcacttcacttttcccgctctgcttcgctgaaagcctgtcctgttctggatctcagctgcgcctccaaatgtaacccatattccccccccctgtcgcagactggacctctagggtgtattgagtgctggctacatgtactatggtggtgcgcgtacctgtgaggaacaggagggctgagtctcccgcagtggtattggggataacagggacaggcttctggggtatatgcctccatcttctctagcaacggtgcagcgcctccatctctggcgagaaCTAGGGaataggttaagatcctcccagagaagcccttgGCCCAGGGCAAGAGATCTtagtctcacacacagtctttgctGCTTTTaacaatgtctctttattctttcTGTAGTAGTACACAGCAGGTCATAcacagcagtgcttccaaatgtacACAGGGTCTTTCCTccactccttctcctccaggTTGTACCCCTGCtggatgggctgtatggggctcCAATAccccgacacccaccccaagggaatttcctctgggtgaggcaagatccaccccccctcaccccctgagcagggtgaggggcattggccCACTGCCTATAGTGCTATCCGCTCTACTCAGACTGGCCCTGAGTTTCTCCTCCTAGCACAGGTCTCACTCTAATCATGACTGTTCAGTCAGGCACTCCAACTCCTccagctcccaggacagaacagaaCTAACTTGCCACTTACAAGAACAGGCAGTACTAAGGTTagccagccccacccctcatgatgtcagcaggccctcccctgtgtctcatgcaTGCACACAGAGTAAGggacctacctccaccaatcacgtGTCGTGATTGAAGCagagaaaacccatgataactactggcggcctgccctttgcaggacttacaccagtagaagaaagatatatagcccccatttgttaccggggctacatacataacagtttatttattgtattacacttatactgtacagtactacaattaggtgtgtgtgtgtgtgtggtgtgtgttgacCCCACTAATCAGGAAAAAaaccccagatgtgaatgacttctgaacgtattaaccagtgtctggatgccccctcttcacaatatctaaagcagcaatcctgcctgggatcttacctgatccgcaatccctcaaggtactatactggaggacAGACAAAGTGATTGTAAGTGTGCAACTAATAAATCTTCACAGTGATATGACACATAAAGTGATTTGAATCAACCAGTTGTGTATACCCAGATACCCAGTAAAGGGAAATAGTTCatatataataaatacaaaaCCGTAACAGGTGAATAGACAAGCTTCTGCAGCCGTATCAATTAGAGTCTCACACTCTAAGCACTAGGGAAACAaacaagaaaacagcgcaaaacgcacatggtGAGGTACATAAAGATACATTCTATCAGTAAAAAataagtaatctgcgtacatcagataagtaGGGTAAAAGCATTGACTGTGATAAACACAGAGGTTACCAATCAGCAGGTAGTGGCGATGGTAGCAAGGAGTCGTCACGGCTCATCAGTGGCGGTGGCCCCTCTCAATCCTGGCAACAGAAATCCGTCTCACAGCTGGCGCCCCCTCAAACAGGATGGTATCGTACCAATCAGATGTATGTCAGAGGTAGATTGAAAGTCCTTATAGTGGAACAGTCACATACCAATGATGACTAGTTCGAAATGTCCATATGTGATACTCTGTATACCACAGCGCTATGCAGGACTCCAGTAGAGATTTGGTATACAGTGCACCAGTCAATGACGTCACTGCTAGTCGCGCAGTCTCCTCCACGGAGCGTCGTGTATACAGAGCGTCAGACGCGGTGCAGAGACACACTAGGTTCTACCGAAGGATCACAggctatgaaaaaatatataaaagagtGACAGTCatacgcgtttcgtagcaacaGAGCTACTTCCTCAGAGatcaatatctaaagcagcaatcccgtctgggatcttacctgatccgcaatccctcaaggtactatactggaggggaggtgttccctacctgtcttccgaggtctcccgtgtgaaacttgagtcagatctggaagaaagcagtataggttattttggtgtaagaatagggcagttaagataagacagagagagagagagagacagacagagacagacagacagagagagacagagtgagacagagagtgagacagagagtgagacagagagtgagacagagagtgagacagagagtgagacagagagtgagagacagagagtgagagacggagagtgagacggagagtgagacagaggggggagagagacagagggggggagagagactgagggggggagagagacagagggggggagagagacagagggggggagagagacagaggggggagagagacagagggggggagagagacagagggggggagagagacagaggggggagagagagaggggggggagagacagagggggggagagagacagagggggggagagagacagagggggggagagagacagaggggggggagagagacagagggggggagagagacagagggggggggagagagacagaggggggggagagagacagaggggggggagagagacagaggggggggagagagacagaggggggggagagagacagaggggggggagagagacagagggggggagagagacagaggggggagagagacagagggggggagagagacagagggggggagagagacagagggggggagagagacagagggggggagagagagagaggggggagagagacagagagagggtataTTGGTGTtctgattgaatgcagcggtgcacaaactggggggtgtacgcgctcccaagcttggcgcttggagAGACAAACAAAGTTGACTGAAgcacgctcagcagcagtcaatgcacacacgcgcgcacacacacacacagccacacaaacacacacagaaatagacccaatccatgcccccccccccgctcatgcTTGCAAAacaatgcaggacaccctgtgctcatgcgtggagagttggtgatgtcaccgctctcagcggcagcgtggatgcagcctaattttgctagcgtgagctgttgaaatatgtaagtatttagacatatttgtatttacattgtataccgttatATCCTAAGAtccctcttaccctaaaacccccaaccctagaaccccttaccctaaacccccttcCCAAAACAGTAATAACACTTACATTAGAAGCGGCTGGTGGTGGAGGGTCTGTCTGCGGCCTAATGCCGGCGGGCAATTGGTAGCGGCAAAACTATTCGGATTGACAGCTAAATGAGACTACAGACAGCTTCAGCATAATGGGGAAAgcacattttattagaaccaacagcatgaaaacataaaacattaagaaatttttctttaaataaaacaacaataagaatgatacaaataaccTACATTTaagttatatataaaacaaacaagacTGCGCCTTAAAGTGTGAACCGATCCCCAGctaaatgtattacaatataataaaattaTAACCCAAATAATAGTGAATATAATAAATATCAAACCGATGATATAACAAACaagataaaatataaaaattaattataaaaaagaatatatatatatgtatgtctaaaTGTTGCTGGTCTATATGAAGCTGAATAGAGTAGCATATACCAACAAATGGATAGGACAagggataataataaaaacaaaaaaaaaaaccacaataaaGTTATGGATACAATTGCATGAACCAATAAACAAAGTCCAATGTAGATGGATCAGTAGTAAGATCTTGCTGCAAACAGGAACATGCTGCCTTCCATAGGGAACCAACGAATTCCAAGCCAATctgtacaaaaacacaaaaagaaagcgcccgatcctagtgcaatatgttcaaaaaaatatacatttatttccctcaaaaatccaacaaaatgctaactcacaaacaacagaaTAAAAACAGTGTTTTATGAGGTATACTCATGCACCGTACGAGGAAACAGCTACTCGGCTCACTCTGAGTgtctgttcaggctggataaatgactaaatccctttccacattccccacatacatgcggtccctcacctgtgtgtgtcctcttgtgtgtgttcaggctggatgaatgactaaatcccttcccacattccccacatatatgaggtttctcccctgtgtgtgtcctcttgtgtatttTCAGGTGGGATAACCGAATAAATgcctccccacatacatgtggtctctccccacTGTGTGTCCTCCGGTGACTGATTAGGCTGGATatgtcactaaatcccttcccacattccccacatacatgcggtctctcccctgtgtgtgtcctcttgtgtgtgttcaggctggatgaatgactaaatcccttcccacattccccacatacatgcggtctctccgcAGTCCTTTTCTGTAGattctggtctgataaccaagtcagactcttcccactttctccaagatcttttcctgtggctgctggtaatatatatttttgggaattagaagcagttacattgtttattaggtgatttgactggttgaaagatgcattttctgtcatatttattggaatgttgcaagattgttctgtcctcatcttttccatatactcatttgggtgtttgaacttcagatgtgtgaggaggtaatcctgactgctaaaagcaaccttgcagtgttggcatgggtggattattggtgcttgtctttgtactagacgagacaaaaaagtcactgttacacaaactgtcttacaaaaggtcatgcaggagaggcaagttggcatatcacaaaaagttcaggatgaaagtaaactgtagatgtacattgtaaaaattaagagtttagcacaacatgtgcagcattagggccgggagaatagatgtagtggatcatacatttaaagtggatcctaatatttaaccatttaaaaggaaatctcactagctgcaaaactccaattaaagtggcagaaatcTTTTCAAATCCTTTGATAGTAGATAGTAAGTATGAGGGGGACATACCGTTACCTGGAATTAAAGTGCTTTTTATATAATACATGTTTTATGTTCCTTGTTCCctgtacaaccagcctcacactgatgagactcaaaaggtcgaaacagctgtctgtgagtggttttactggctttgcatctaatcctatgctgtgcttaaaagctgtatgAACAGTGGGcagaagatgggatgcgcgcgcaactctacaagatggcgacgtcccgtcgcatCAGAAAGCGGGACGGAGACCACACCAAGGCCAGGATTGGCCAAACCTGGCATAAAAGAGTCTGGGAACAGCAAGTccacatctacagagcctgaggaagtccagtacttggacgaaacgcgttgctctttcatCTGGAATACTTTGCAGCACtatacagaggagacagaggtatagttgtagctccccatccggacgcggaagaggaGACCCCCTACCACCATACACCCCACTGTCCCCTCCCTTGCTTTTACTGTCCCACAGAAACGcttggtttctgttttttatcttttgtgtttttatattcaTTAAAATTAGTTTTACCCTGAAGACCCTAGTGTCCTTTGTATGTGTTCTTCCCATCTTCACTTCAGCTGTACCAGCAATAGAAGAAGAAagataccgctaggagtgtgtactcacactggcccgtgtgagtattgagaTATATTTTCACTTTTTATAACCTTATACCCCATCCTTTCATCACTTGACTCCGATCGGGTAATAACCCTACATgagcaagataccaagataagaacacactcacattagcccgtgtgagtgctagatTATCATATTGTCCATTGGTTTATAGCCACGTCACCCTTCCCCCCTATtaacgtatatatgtatatgttttaatcctatcccccttctctgtttatacgagaggaaatccccctggagcggcaccTGGAACTAATGAAGATAACGGCATAGACAACAAGAAGTAACTacaccgcaagaagaaaagcATCAACCGCAGAACACgggatccccaaagaaaccttgatgtgactgagcttacacaaggccgtgtaagttatatatacttttatcttACCAACTCATTAATACATACAAACCTATGTGTGTCTTCccttccaattagacattagccACCTGAGCTACCTAATTTGCTCATGGTAACAACTGCTTCACATTAAGAGCATTCATTAGATCAATACTGTTGCCTGTTTACGAcgattgtgctcccccatccccctttttATAAGGAAAGTATGTTtgttaggtagcactccacaaataactaaatgtataaatataaactGGAGATAAATTGGTGCACAGAGGCAGGGGGGACCTCTGAACCCCCGAAAGAATCATATATATACAAAGGGGCCCCAGCACGCAAATAGATATAATAGACAATTATCAATTTGAATAAGTCAATAAAGGTATATTTGGCAACATTTGTAGCAGCTGTACAATATACCCAAATGCAGGGTCTGGAGATCATATCTCGTGAAACAAGAACTACAATAATGTGGAGGGAAGGGAGTGGTTGGGGGTGAAAAAAAGGGGGATGGAGGATAACAATAGAAAAAATGCGCGCAGTCTCATTAGATCCCCTTGATTCAGAATTAGTGGTCTCCCTCTGCAGCtttcactctcccgtgatcagcggggtggAAACGAAACATGCAAATAAAAAGAAAGCGCAGGAAAGGGAAAAAAGAGTCAGTAAAGATAATAACCTTTATATCAAACTTAGTAACAATGCATAGTAAAATTCACTTCATAAAATAAGGATCCACATGAACCCACAATTCCACAATTACAAAGCACTAACGGGGGTCCCTGAATCAAAAACCCCTTGGTCTAATGGTGAAAAAAAGTCCTAGGATATTGCTGGATGTTACCAGAGCTTACATTGGATTCAAGCAGAGACCGCACCCCATGCAAAGTAAGGGAAACGCCGCCGTCGGCCGAGCACCCGTCGTCACGGCCGCTCCCCGctgtgtgatgacgtcacctctacgcATTTCGTGTCATATGAAGCTTCTTTAGGAGGTATGTCTAAACCCCCCCATAGCTGCTCTTATAAAGCAAGACGGACAATTCCTCTTCCAATGGGAGCTATCATTGGTGTATATTGACCTTCCAATCAATGCCTAATAATTATACAATACAAAATGCTCATGacacaaataaatatgtatacatgTCTCCATGCACACTCACAGAAAATCACTGTCTATTGAAACCAGACATACATATGGaaaataataaaggtattttaTGAAATAACCATataattatatgtatatgtatacatgtctCCATGCACACAAAATTATCACTGTCTAATGAAATTAAATACAAACTAACCATAACAAATGAACCATAAATGcatgaaataaataataataaataataatgatgAAGTGTTAACGAGGTGATAATGTGAGAGATTAGATGTTATGGAATCTTTTACAGACACAATGGGACGGCCAGGGGGATCCCCCAaggatttgtgaatcttggggatgTGGTATAGAACCGGAACCCTAGGAAAGGCATTGTAAATGTAACTGAACTCTTTACCTGAAAGAATGACACTTGTTTGGGCTTTTTGTAAAAAATCTTGTAGGATTAGCTGATACTTTAAGGTGGGGTCTCCAATACATTTCTGGTAAGAATTATTGTCATTTAGAAGATGCATAGCTTCTTTAAAATAATCCCCACGATTTTGCAAAACCGtgcccccacctttatctgcttgGCGCAATGATGACATCGCCATTAGCATTTAATTCCTTAAGGGCTCGACGTTCATTTTGACTGAGATTATTATGGGTCATATAGTCACGTCTATTATTACACAGTGACCTGAGATCTTTCTGGACCAATTTGCCAAAAAGCTCAATATATGGACCCTTTGACTCATGAGGGTAAAAAACTGATTTCGGCTTTAGAGCTGTATGGGTTATGTTTTTAGCATTATCACTTTCTATATATAGACTGAGAAGGTCTTGTATCGTATCTTCATCATTAATACGAGGAGGATTCCTTCTCATCGCTATCTCTGTCTGTATCTTAGTAACCCATATATTTTCATCAATCAACTCCATCATGCTATCAAATAAAATCTCATCATGCACAAATTCCTCCTCATTGGTATTATTTTCTCTTATAACCAAAGGTATCATACTATCTTTAACATTGTCTACGCCTAAACATCTCTCATCCCGTGATGATCCATTATTAGGAATGAAACGAGAaacagggggagcaaggggttaaaacaaTCAAATGCACCAATGCTGATATGAATAAAAACCTCTAGGGAGGTTAGGTGCTCAAGGGgggaatgtaaatataaatatatgtgatcCATGATACTCACACGCCCCAGTGTAAGTACAGGTCCTAAGAGTGGTATCTGCAATGGTCCCACCCTCCTACACCGATCAAGGCAGCAGGGAACAGGGGTCACTAGCAGTCAAGGCTCTGACGAGGGGAATCCTCACTTTGGCAAACGTCCCAGTTGCTCCCTCGTATGATGGTAAAAAGGTAGTGAGGCAATTGTGTAAGTCACAAATCAATACATTTATTGGTGTATAAAAACAATTCACTCACATAACGGAAAATCCCAGGTCGGCGCCCGTAGTTAAGTGGCGAGTCCTGCAGCAAGAACCTTGCCGCCGCGTCCGGAAGACAAGGAGATGTAGTAACTGCGTGCGGCTGCTCACTACTGCTACGGAGGCCCCCGCGGATCAAAAACAATCAGCTAGagagagctacgcgtttcgccgaaaCATCGGCTTCATCAGCTTACTACATCTCCGTGTcttcctacatacacacacacacatatacatacatatatacatatacacacacacacacacaatatatatatatatatatataaaaatatacattaccgcatagcagcaacaaaggagacagcactcaggtgaatgaaaattaatgtattaaatacagcacataactccaacgtttcgatcccacagggggatcttcttCAGGGGggtgcatacacacatatatatatatatatatatatatatacagtgctcgacaaacccggtcgccaactcgccagctgcgatcggatattggctcgtggccagtagcttttctcctgctctgcaaaaacaaaatcccctgctcgaaaaaaaaaaaaatccctctggctgtgacgcggcttggagttgtcaggacttcaaaccgcccttccttctctgcacgggtaagtaatgggagggggggggttgggggtgcgcgcgcgtctgctgctcctcctcttcctatatatcctcctgtataattgtgtcacctcctacttacaagacctgcactgatccggtcatggagaggattgtggacacatgcttgaggtgggggggaatttaatgcctttaataaatatttatactgatacatccggtccccggcgctcccgctgcccgctgcccgcgcgggaggtAGCAGaagtgtttctcccccctcccttcggcgctcccgctgcccgcgcggctcatgtctttctcttcccccctccctccctccctctgcccgcgatgctcgggtgcttcacccccctcccgctgcccgcgcggctcatgtctttctcttcccccctccctctgcccgcgcggctcgggtgtttcacccccctccctctgcccgcgcggctcgggtgtttcaccccccttccgctgcccgcgcggctcgggtgtttctcttacaccccctcctcccctcgctcccgctgcccgcgcggggcggcaggtagtagcggggtgtttccccgtcccatcccgtgtgtgtgtgtttgtgtgtgtgtatgtgtgtgtgtatgggtaggagagtgtgtgtgtgtgtgtgtatgtgtgtgtgtgtgtgtgtgtgtgtgtatgggtaggagagtgtgtgtgtgtgtgtatgtgtgtgtgtgtgtgtgtatgggtaggagagtgtgtgtgtgtgtgtatgtgtgtgtgtatgggtaggagagtgtgtgtgtgtgtgtgtgtgtgtatgtgtgtgtgtgtgtatgggtaggagagtgtgtgtgtgtatgtgtgtgtgtatgggtaggagagtgtgtgtgtatgtgtgtgtgtatgggtaggagagtgtgtgtgtgtgtatatgtgtgtgtatgtgtgtgtgtatgggtaggagattgtgtgtgtgtgtgtgtgtgtgtgtgtgtgtgtgtgtgtgtgtgtgtgtgtgtgtgtgtgtgtgtgtgtgtgtgtgtgtgtgtgtgtgtatgggtaggagagtgtgtgtgtgtgtgtgtgtgtgtatgggtaggagagtgtgtgtgtgtgtatatgtgtgtgtatgtgtgtgtgtatgggtaggagagtgtgtgtgtgtgtgtgtgtgtgtgtgtgtgtgtgtgtatgggtaggagagagtgtgtgtgtgtgtgtgtatgggtaggagagtttgtgtgtgtgtgtgtgtgtgtgtgtgtatgtgtatgggtaggagagtgagtgtgtgtgtgtgtgtgtgtgtgtgtgtgtgtgtgtgtgtgtgtgtgtgtgtgtgtgtgtgtgtgtgtgtatgagagagtgtgtttatgggtatgagagagtgtgtgtgtgtgtgtgagagagagagagagagagaacatgtaggacaccagaagtacccccccacgccacccaatcagtcatccccccaccaagtcagtcatccccccacccagtcagtcaaccccccacccaatcagtcatccccccacccagtcagtcatgcccccacccagtcagtcatccccccactcagtcagtcaccccccacacccagtgattcatccccccacccagtcagtcatccccccccacccagtcagtcatagtcagtcatcccacccccctgccctgtgcccagtcgcccagtcaccccacccagtcagtaatccccacccagtcagacaccccgtcaccccaaccccccaataaccccaccccgtcaccccacccaaacacccagtcagtcaccccagccccccaatcaccccacaccccaatcaccccacccagtcaccccaacccccacagtcaccctctctctgtctctcaccttctgtccgtctctctcaccctctctccgtgtctctctcaccctctctccgtgtctctctcaccctctctccgtctctctctcaccctctctccgtgtctctctcaccctctctccgtctctctctcaccctctctccatctctctcaacccctctatcaccccctctctcagcccctctctcaccccgtcaccctctctctcaccctctctccgtctctctcaccctctctccgtctctctcaccctctctccgtctctctctcaccctctctccgtgtctctctcaccctctctccgtctctctctcaccctctctccatctctctcaacccctctatcaccccctctctcagcccctctctcaccccgtcaccctctctctcaccctctctccgtctctctcaccctctctccgtctctctcaccctctctccgtttctctcacaccctctctacatctctctcccaccctctctccgtctctctcaccctctctccgtctctctcaccctctctccatctctctcaccctctctcgt
Proteins encoded in this window:
- the LOC142466858 gene encoding uncharacterized protein LOC142466858 is translated as MEKMRTEQSCNIPINMTENASFNQSNHLINNVTASNSQKYILPAATGKDLGESGKSLTWLSDQNLQKRTAERPHVCGECGKGFSHSSSLNTHKRTHTGERPHVCGECGKGFSDISSLISHRRTHSGERPHVCGEAFIRLSHLKIHKRTHTGEKPHICGECGKGFSHSSSLNTHKRTHTGEGPHVCGECGKGFSHLSSLNRHSE